The Porites lutea chromosome 7, jaPorLute2.1, whole genome shotgun sequence genome includes the window AGATGGAGAAACTGTTGTAAATATGGCAGAAGAATTTGCCAGGGTCACTCTGGATGTTATTGGAAAGGTATTCAGTTCAACCTCACATACTCAAGAATATACACTGTAAAAAGGCTGGGTGTGTGCGGGAACTGTCACGAATCTTCAgtttgttttgaatacccccaaaaatccctacttagatcaagctacccaaaaagatacttgccaaaattttcctacccaaaaaaaaccaaagttgaaatttcaaacccccaaaaacccttcgatcatccctttcacttgaaatctggagtaccccccccccccaggtcaTGTAACTGCATAGCCCCATAGCCATGTAGCCACATAGCGACCTAGCCATGTATATGCCTTGTTCTTTGAGCCCTCAGTGAAGATACATAGCCACTTAGTTATGTATCCACCTAGTGGCATAGCTAGCTGTATAGCCCCATAGTCATTCATTTATGTCTCGTTCTTTAATTTATAAGGTCAATGTAGCTCTTTAAGCCACATAGCAGTGTAGCCATATATATGTTTTGTTCTTCAATAAGGCCAATGCAGCTCTTAAAGCCACATAGCAGCAGTGTAGCCATGTAGCCAGTCCAGCTTTTGGAATGGCCAGGTATTCTGTAGCCTGCCTTGCAGCTGGCCCATGCATCATCCAATCCATTTGTATGGATTGTCTGTGAATTAGTAAACAAAAGCTTGTTCTGATATTCAGCAAAGTCGCAAGGATTTCATTAGCATTTCTGACAGGCAGGTTTCTTATGGCAAGGAGCGTTTATGGTAAACAATGAAAGAACAGTTCAAACTAGAAAGTCTTCttcagaacaacaacaacaaaatgctttgagagaattccttcaaGGCCAAAATGTGTTTGTAAATTTGCCGACTGGTTCAATCATTGCAAATTAATGCACTGCTTTGCATTCTGCAATCTGGCTGACAGTTTTAGCGTTaaaacaaatcaggaaatcaTGATGTTCCCAGACAAAAAAACTATACACACGTAGCCATTCAGATTCAGGCATTTTGGAGAAAACCAAAGGTACTAACCAGATTCAtaacctctaaatgtgagactcGAAATCGCAAAAACAAGGCTTgttcagtcaaagtttagaatacTTTATGCACTGTATAATCTGTGCTCTAAGAGAGAAAGCAAGAATAACCTCTGTTGTTCAAGCTGACTCTAAGGCCATGTTTCACACTATcatgagctcattctctcttgccttTAGGTATGAGTCAGGTtaggcctgtcaacactttatttgaAATTGGACTAACCACAAACTGTGTAAGAAAAACGCTTATCAAAAACACCAACATACGTCGTTTCAACTCTGCGAGATTTGAACATGGTACTGTTCACTAATTTGCAGATACTCTATACAGAAGGGTTTAGAGTACATGTGATGCACGCTAGTATTCTGCATTTGTAAGTATGTCAGTAGCTCCACACAATCCACGTAGCCACATAGCTGCATTAAGTCACATATATGTCTTGTTCTTTAATAAGCCTAATGCAGCTCTTAAAGCCATAAGTAGTGGTGCCACATTAGCCAGTCCAGCTTTTGAGTGGCCAGGTTTTCTGCAGTTACTTTAAAGTGGTATTAATGATCCTTTTACAGGTTGCTTTTGACATTGATGTTGACGTTATAAGAGACGCTAACAGTCCATTTCCATCAGCAGTTTCCAAAGGTCTAAAGGGGGTCCAGGAAAGCATACGTACCCCATTCTCCCAGCTGTTGGGGTTGGTATTTCCATCCCAGTCAGGTTTGGCTGAAGCAATAAAATTCATTCGTGAGTTTGCAGGAAAGGTCCTCAAGGAAAGACAGGAAGCTGTTTTGAGAGAAGACGAAACTCCCAATGATATACTTGCTCACATCTTAAAAGTAGCAGAATCAGAGTCCAGCTTAAGTTTTGAAGATCTGATTGATCagtttgtgacattttttgttgCAGGTAAGACATTTCACTGTGGAGTTGAACAAACGGGTGGTACCTAGAAAATTGTTTACATGTATCACAGAAAGTTTGATCCTGTCTTAAAAACTTTTGAGGCATCTTTGAGGAGAAGATGAAGTCCTGTTTTTGTATGTCTCCTTTCATTTTGCAGTCTtctacttttttctttgttcgttACTCTTATTTTTGTCCTTTTATAGGTCAGGAGACCACTTCAAACCAGTTATCTTTCACTCTTTTTGAAATACTGAAGCATCCCAATGTTGAAAACAGGTATTTGTACACACTAGTGTAGGTAAGATTAGTAGATAGACTGGATCACAATGACCTGAATGTTCTACTAAACATTTCCAATTACATTATAAAACTGTTTGACAAACACATTGATATTATAGCTggttagtttttttaatttcttgcaaaaaaattgTAGCTGTCTTTTGTTTGCTCCTGTCCTTAGAAGTTTGTATGTATCTTACCCTAAGAAACAATAATAATGTTTCTGAGGGTAAGATACCTATAAACTTCTAAGGATGGGAGCACCACTGATGTTGATTGTTTTGCATAGAATTATTCAAGAAATTGAAACTGTGCTTGGCTCCCGCCAGTTTGTGGAACACAAAGATCTTGGAAACCTTCAGTATCTGGGACAGACACTCAAGGAAGGCCTCCGCTTTCACCCACCCGTCGGGGGAACGACAAGAATAACTACAAAGGAAGAAAACCTTGGAGGATTAACCATACCTGCAGGAACCTCAATCAATATTAGTTGGTTCATACTGCAGCGTCTTTCAGACGCATGGTCAGAACCAGAGAAGTTTGATCCTGACAGGTTCTCCCCTGACAAGCAAATTCCACAGTCTGTTTACTATCCATTTTCTGTTGGACCAAGGACCTGCATTGGACAAACGTTTGCTCAGTTTGAGGCGCGAGTGCTTATGGCTCGATTGCTGCAGGAGTTTGAGTTGACACTGTTACCAGGGCAACATAAAATGATACATGAAGAAAGGCTGACGCTTAGACCCAAGGGTGGTGTCCTGTGCACCATCAAGAGAAGAGGGCTCAAACAGGAATAGAGGAAATTGTGGtgtcctgtttttttttttggaaccaGGGAACCCAATGAGGAGACATCAGAAAGGTGGCACAGAAGAATCTTTATGCTGACTTTGTTGTTTCTAGATATTGTATATAACACTCTTTCAAGGCTCACAACTATAGCCTCCCAAATATTCATAAATAATTACCAAAATTCAGAGCAAAGGTATGGAAATTAGCCATCACTGTGGTATTTTTGATACAGTTTCAAATCCTGAACAATTTTGATAGTTAACTTCTCGCAACAATATCAGCATTTCTAAAGTTAAATAATGAGTAAATTAAAATTGACCAAAACTGTATTCATTGGTACATACAAGAAGATAGGAGACAGTCACAAGAGAGAGTTatctaaaataattttaaagtatATAGTTACTAATTAAGAACTCTAATTTAAGCTGAAGTGGCACATACATTTACttcaaaaagagtaaaaattttgccttgttcttaaaattcatttgttgTTAGCAAATTATGTAGTGTACTTACActaatagttttaaaaaaaataattccagAATTTTTAGGGGTGGATTTCTCCCTGTCAATAGGGTTTTAATTCTCCTCAAAATCAGTAATGcagagtttttttctttaatcaaatatgttttttctcagatgtggcatatgaaaaacagcattgtaaggttttttttctaaaagctGTCAGggctaaaaaaaaacttgaattccagcttgtccttttgGCAAGCAGTTCTCACATTTTGCTTGCATGGGACAATTCTTGCTTGCCTTAGTTAATGACTTTGTTTGTGGATAacttgcccggggggggggggggtatccCTGGGAATTCCAAAtgctgaccctatttcagaccaaaaaatgtcattttccacacccgtttttaGACGTGGtctctaagaaattatgtc containing:
- the LOC140942598 gene encoding cholesterol 24-hydroxylase-like, yielding MALAFVLSAIFIAVVSLLSLIFTAFSIYLVYIHWRFSHIPGPKRDSFFFGNVPLIRREREKGKIMSELMQELHSIYGPVVLMWGFHRPFLFVSDRELAKKCLLTLNLPKNPRVYGHLGYPFGHRLLGRGLVTETDHGVWQKQRALLNPAFHRRYLMNLMSAFNNSCDLFPAKLDEMADGETVVNMAEEFARVTLDVIGKVAFDIDVDVIRDANSPFPSAVSKGLKGVQESIRTPFSQLLGLVFPSQSGLAEAIKFIREFAGKVLKERQEAVLREDETPNDILAHILKVAESESSLSFEDLIDQFVTFFVAGQETTSNQLSFTLFEILKHPNVENRIIQEIETVLGSRQFVEHKDLGNLQYLGQTLKEGLRFHPPVGGTTRITTKEENLGGLTIPAGTSINISWFILQRLSDAWSEPEKFDPDRFSPDKQIPQSVYYPFSVGPRTCIGQTFAQFEARVLMARLLQEFELTLLPGQHKMIHEERLTLRPKGGVLCTIKRRGLKQE